The following is a genomic window from Amycolatopsis sp. BJA-103.
GTCCGGGGCAGGCGCTAGGCCGTTCGGCCGACGCCTTTGGTCCGCGCGGCCGTCTTCTGAACGGTGCGGACCCTGCAGTCGCCAGGTAACCCTGTCGAGACGGTCCGCGGCCAGGCTCTATCGCCGGAATGCCGTCGCGATACGACGAACGGCAGCTTAGGTCACCCACCCGGACCAGGGACAACCGCTCGCCGCACCGCACGTGCAGAGGAACAGGACACTTGCACGTGCGTGGCACCTACATGCCGTCGTCGACGATCTTGTCGTCGTCACCGAAGGTCAGCGTGCGCTGCTCCATGGTCTTCGTGCCGTCTTTGTGAGTGACTTCGACGGTGTTGACCGTGACCCCGCGGCGCTGGTCGATGCTGACCTTCTTCACCTCGAAGTAGGCGACGTCGGCGTAGCGCTCACGGAGGCCCTGCGCACCTTCTTCGCGCAGGCCGCCGGAGGTCACCGCGGCGGCTTCGTTCGGGTTCGTGGTGACGGAGTTGAGGAAGACCTCGGTGTTGTCGCCCATTGCCTGCGCGTCCGGCTGCGACGCATACCAGGGGGAGGTCGTGGTGGTGCGGTCGGCGGGCATGATCGGCGGCTTCTGCGGCCGGTCGCTCGACGACGGCGCGGGCCGCCCGGTCGTGGCCGGTCCGCCCGCGTCGGGCCGCGACCCGCCGTCGCCGGTGGCGTCGTCGTCCGTGGAGGTGCCGGAGTTGGCGGAACTGCGGTCGTCCTGGGAGGAGGAGTCGGTCGCGGAACCGGACGGGTTGCCCGCCGCGCCACCCTGCGGCGGCGTGGCAGGGTCGCCGTTGCCGGCGAGACCTTCGTTGGTCAGCGGGCTGCCGCCGCGGTAGCCGGGCCAGCCGCCTTGGCTCTGCTGTTCCGGGGCGGGCTTGCCGACCAGGAACGAACCGGCGAAGAGGAGGCCGACGACGACCAGCGCGGACGCGGCCGCGGCGAACCAGGCGGCCTTGCGCCAGGTCTTCGGCGGGGTCACCGAAGCGGGCACCGATCCGAGGTCGAAGGTGCTCAGGCCGTCGAGGGGAGGGGCTACATAGACGCGGACGTCGTCGTCACCTTCGTCGATCTCCACCGGTTCGGGACGGCGGGGAGCGGGCGCGGTCAGTGTCACCTTCGTGCGCTGGGCCGCCTTCACGCGCCGTTCTTCGGCGGGGGACAGCACGGGTTCGGTGAACGAGACCTCGACGCGGGCCGGGCGTTCCACGGGCACCTCGCGAGCGGGCTGGGGGAGCGGCAGCAGGCCGCTCGTTGGGGCATAGCCGGGGCTCGGTGCCCTCCTGTTCCGCGGTGGCGGCAGGGGCAGGGAACCGGTGGAGGGCGGGGCGAACTCGCTGTGCGCGTGATGCCCGTGCCCGGTCGGGCGCTGCCGCCGGGGCGGCACGGGTGGTGTCCAGCTTTCAGTGCCGCCCGCCCGGTGACGACCCGCGTGCGCGGCGCCGTCCCGTTCCTGGTGTCCCACCCTGCCGTTCATGTCCGAGCGACCCCCTCATGGGCCACCCCTGACGGCGATGTGACACCGATTAAGCCGAACGGAGCAGCGGTTTCACGGGATCCCTCGCTTGCAGACTCCCGGGCACTCTCGTGAGCAAATGCACGCGCATGCGACTGTGGACGCGCGGGGCCGATGCCCCCGCGCGCCATTCGGGCATCGCCCGACCCAGACGCAAGGGTCCTCACGGGATCCACACTAAAAGCTCGACACCCGCAAGTCTTCACCCGCTCTGCAAGTTGCAGATGTTTCACTCGGTCGGGCGCGGCCGAACGGGCCTCGGTGACGTTACGCAGTGCTATCCGTGCTGGTGAAGCCGTTCAGTTGCCGCTGCGGTACTTCTGCTGGGTCGATTGCAAGGCTTTGGTGGCGGTGATTCCGCTACCCGCTGCAAGCAAAATGGCGATGATGTCGAGCGGCGTTCCCCCACTAGTGAGCAACCACGCGAACAAAGAGGCCGCGGTGGTACCCGCTGCGATCGGCCAGCGCGATTTGACGTACTGGGCGATAGGGGTGCCGCCCGCGCGCTTACCCGCCGCGTTGTTCAGCATGGCGAGGTAACCGAGATGGCCCAATGCCGCGAGGACACCGGCGATCGCGATGATCACGGCGATGAGGTTAATCATGTGTCCAGTTTGCCTGGTCCCGAGCCGTCATGGCTCGGGGAACACCCTGAGTTTCGCCTCACTGCACGCAATCGTGACGCGGGCGCGGGGTGGCCGTTCGCGTTTAGCGGGCTAAACGCGAACCGGCGGCGGGGAGAGCAGGGGACCTTTGCTGTCGCCTACCGCCCGAGCCTGCCCCGCGCGACCGAGCCGGTACGTCCGTGTGACTGGGCCCCTGGCCCGAAACGCCACTCACGACCGACCTGACCCCATTCGGTACCGGCGCCGTGGTCGCCCTGAAGTACGTGAAGGCCCTTCACCGCGTCGAGCGCCAGGGTTGTGGCGAAGTTGGCCGGGGGCTGGGGGTCGTGAGCGGTAAAGGTCGTTCTAACGCTCTTTATCACTCACGACCCCCGTGCGGACTCTGGTGCGGGTGGGGCGAAAGCGGGGATCGCAAAGTGGTGAAGGCCCCCTTCACTACCGTCAAGGTAGGCAAGGGGCCCTTCGCGGTCCGGCCCCATGGCGCCAACCCGAAACGCGACCTGGTGACCACCACGAGCCCCGAAGCCTGCTGTCGCCTACCGTCCGAGCCTGCCCCGGCCCAGGTTCAACAGGGCCATCGCCAGCTGGCGTCCTTCCGGCCCGAGCTCGCGGTAGCGCGCCAGCACGTCCATCTCGCGGTTGTAGACGATCTTGGTGCCCCCCGCGGCCATCCTGGTCGCGCCGATCGTCTTGGAGACCTCGACGCGGCGCTTGACCAGCCGCAGGATCTCGCCGTCGAGCCAGTCGATCTCCTTGCGGAGCTCACCGATCTCCTCGGCCGACGCGATCGGGCCTTCGGCGTCCGGCTTCTGTGTGGTGTTCATCGGGACCTCTCTTCGGTCCGGATTCCCTGCTGGCCCCCGGAACAGCGAAAGCCCCGAGGTCCGAGGACTCCGGGGCTTCGGGTGATGGCAATCAGGCACTATGCGATCACGGGAGCCGGAGTCCGGGTCCCGTAAAAAAATCGCGTCGCGTGCCGCATACCGATCATTATGCCACAGCGACGCCGTCACCCCGGCCGAAATCACATCGCGCTCCGCGGACGCGGGCGTGTACCAGGACGCTCATGGCCAGCCAGAACATCGGCATCGCGGGCCAGAAGAACGGCACCCCCGAAACCGTCCAGCGGACGATCAGCAGCACCGAGAGCGCGACGGCGACCGCGAGGTGGATCCGCACCGCCCGATGCCCGAAGACGACCGCGCGCCGCTTCGGCACGGGTTTCGGCAGATCCGAGGTGAGCGCGGCCAGTTCGTCCGTGTACTTGGTGGAATACACAGTGCCTAGCCGGTCTTCTACTTCTTCGAGGCTGAGACGGCCTTCGCCGCCGGCGGCCTGGATGAGCGAGGCGACCCGCTCGCGGTCGGCGTCGGCGGCCCGGAGCCGGGAGGGAATTCCGTTGGTGTCCATGGCATCCGATCCTCCGCCGCGAACACCGCCCGCGCGTCGGACGGCAGGCGGCAACGGCGCCTACGCCCGGCGCTGTAGCGTGGACCGGCGATGAACACCCTCTTCGATCTCCCAGCGGACGGCCCGGCCAAGTCCCGGCACTCCGACCTGCTCGACGACCTGAACCCGGCGCAGCGCGAGGCCGTGACCCACGCGGGCTCACCGCTGCTGGTCGTGGCGGGCGCGGGTTCGGGCAAGACCCGGGTGCTGACCAGGCGGATCGCGTATCTGCTGGCCGAGCGGCACGTGCACCCCGGCCAGATCATGGCGATCACGTTCACCAACAAGGCGGCCGCGGAGATGCGGGAGCGGGTGAGCGACCTCGTCGGCCGCCGCGCGAACGCGATGTGGGTGTCGACGTTCCACTCCATGTGCGTGCGGATCCTGCGCCGTGAGGCCAAAACGCTGGAGATGTCGTCGAGTTTCTCCATCTACGACTCGGACGACACGAAGCGGCTCATCACGCTCGTCGCCCGCGATCTCGACATCGATCCGAAGAAGTACGCGGCGCGCACGCTGGCCGTGAACATCTCGAACCTCAAGAACGAACTGATCGACCCGGACACGGCGGTCGCCGACGCGGGCAACGACCTCGAGCGCCGCGTCGCCGAGGTCTACGTCGAGTACCAGCGACGGCTCAACCAGGCCAACGCGTTCGACTTCGACGACCTCATCATGCGGACGGTCGAACTCCTGCAGACCTTCCCGGACGTCGCCGAGTACTACCGGCGGCGGTTCCGGCACGTGCTGGTCGACGAGTACCAGGACACGAACCACGCGCAGTACACGCTGATCCGCGAACTGGTCGGCACCGAGGAGAACGAGGCCGGGCTCGAGCCCGCCGAACTGTGCGTCGTGGGTGACGCGGACCAGTCGATCTACGCCTTCCGCGGCGCGACCATCCGCAACATCGAGGAATTCGAACGCGACTTCCCGAACGCGCGGACCGTGTTGCTGGAACAGAACTACCGCTCGACCCAGACGATCCTGAACGCGGCGAACGCGGTCATCGCGCGCAACCCGAACAGGCGCGCGAAGCGGCTGTGGACCGATTCCGGCGACGGCGAGAAGATCGTCGGCTACGTCGCGGACAACGAGCACGACGAAGCGGCGTTCGTCGCGGGCGAGATCGACGCGCTGGCGGACAAGGGCGAGGCGGACTACTCCGACGTCGCGGTCTTCTACCGCACCAACAACCAGTCGCGGGTCTTCGAGGAGATCTTCATCCGCCTCGGCCTGCCTTACAAGGTCGTCGGCGGCGTGCGGTTCTACGAACGGCGCGAGGTCCGGGACATGCTCGCGTATCTGCGGGTGCTGGCGAACCCGGAGGACACGGTGAGCCTGCGCCGCGTCCTCAACGTCCCCAAACGCGGCATCGGCGACCGCGCCGAAGCGGTCATCGCGACGTACGCCGAGCGGGAGCGCATCTCGTTCGCGCAGGCGTTGCGCGGTGCCGTCAACGGCGAGGTGCCGCTGCTGAACCCGCGCTCCGCCAAGGCGATCACCGGTTTCGTCGAGCTGCTGGACGAACTGGGCGAGGTCGCCGAGAGCGGCGCCGAGGTCGCCGACATCCTCGAAGCGGTCCTGGAACGCACTGGCTACCGCGCGGAACTCGAGGAGTCCGAAGACCCGCAGGACGCGTCGCGGGTGGAGAACCTGACGGAACTCGTCACCGTCGCGCGGGAGTTCACCGAATTCACCGCCGAGGTCGCCGGTCCGGACGGCGAACTGCCCGAGGCGGACCCCGGAGTGCCGGAACCGGGCTCGCTGCCCGCGTTCCTGGAGCGGGTTTCGCTGGTGGCGGACGCGGACTCGATTCCCGCGGCCGACGGCGGCGAGGACGGCGACGGGCACGACGCGGGCGTGGTCACGCTGATGACCGTGCACACCGCGAAGGGCCTCGAGTACCCGGTCGTCTTCGGCACGGGCTGGGAAGACGGGATCTTCCCGCACATGCGCGCGCTCGGTGACCCGACCGAATTGGCCGAGGAACGACGGCTCGCCTACGTCGCGATCACGCGCGCCAGGAAGCGGCTGTACGTCTCCCGTTCGATGGTGCGCTCCGCCTGGGGCCAGCCGCAGATGAACCCGGCTTCGCGGTTCCTCGACGAGCTTCCCGCCGACCTGGTCGATTGGCGCAGGCTCGCACCGTCGTCGTCCTCCGGCGGTTTCGGTTCGTCGGGTGGCTCGCCGCGCGCCGCGACGACGTGGGGAAGCCGTGGCGGCGGCTCCGCGTCGCCGTCGAGGTCGGCGGGCACGAGCCCGTTCGGCAAGGGCTGGAAGGACACCGTCGCGCTCAAGCTCGACGTCGGCGACAGGGTCAGCCACGACAAGTACGGCCTCGGGACCGTCATCGCCTGCGACGGCGCCGGACCCCGGGCCACCGCGACGATCGACTTCGGTGCCGCCGGCAAGGTCCGGCTGATGCTCATCGGCAGCGTCCCGATGGTCAAACTGTAGCGCTGACCTGCGGTTTCTTCGCCGCGCCCGAAAACTGTCGGACCCTTCCCGTATACCTGTGCCATCGAACACGAGTTCGATGCGCTGGGGTATGCTGGGCAAGCCGGTGTGCCCCCCGGAACGGGGAGGGGGCACACGATGTGGTCGGGGTCTTGTTTGGTTTTTTCTCCAGTGGGGTACTGGAGTACTTGCGGGGTGTTGAAAAAGGGGCGGGGCCGGATCGGGGTCCGGAACCGCCGGAAGTGCTCAGGCTGGTCGCGGCCTGGCGCGCGTTACCGCGGACGCACGAACCGGTCGGGGCCGGACGGTGTGTCGGATCCGGGCACGCGCGGCGATGGTCGTTCGGGCCGCGATCAGCCGGGTACCGGCCTTCTTCCCACGGGTTCTTCGCTGGATGGCGGCCGATCGAACGGCGCCCGGCGGGACTCTGCGCGGGGTGGCAGGTCGCCGTGGGGCACTTCGCCCGAAAACTGTCCGATGGCGTCACATGG
Proteins encoded in this region:
- the pcrA gene encoding DNA helicase PcrA, with the translated sequence MNTLFDLPADGPAKSRHSDLLDDLNPAQREAVTHAGSPLLVVAGAGSGKTRVLTRRIAYLLAERHVHPGQIMAITFTNKAAAEMRERVSDLVGRRANAMWVSTFHSMCVRILRREAKTLEMSSSFSIYDSDDTKRLITLVARDLDIDPKKYAARTLAVNISNLKNELIDPDTAVADAGNDLERRVAEVYVEYQRRLNQANAFDFDDLIMRTVELLQTFPDVAEYYRRRFRHVLVDEYQDTNHAQYTLIRELVGTEENEAGLEPAELCVVGDADQSIYAFRGATIRNIEEFERDFPNARTVLLEQNYRSTQTILNAANAVIARNPNRRAKRLWTDSGDGEKIVGYVADNEHDEAAFVAGEIDALADKGEADYSDVAVFYRTNNQSRVFEEIFIRLGLPYKVVGGVRFYERREVRDMLAYLRVLANPEDTVSLRRVLNVPKRGIGDRAEAVIATYAERERISFAQALRGAVNGEVPLLNPRSAKAITGFVELLDELGEVAESGAEVADILEAVLERTGYRAELEESEDPQDASRVENLTELVTVAREFTEFTAEVAGPDGELPEADPGVPEPGSLPAFLERVSLVADADSIPAADGGEDGDGHDAGVVTLMTVHTAKGLEYPVVFGTGWEDGIFPHMRALGDPTELAEERRLAYVAITRARKRLYVSRSMVRSAWGQPQMNPASRFLDELPADLVDWRRLAPSSSSGGFGSSGGSPRAATTWGSRGGGSASPSRSAGTSPFGKGWKDTVALKLDVGDRVSHDKYGLGTVIACDGAGPRATATIDFGAAGKVRLMLIGSVPMVKL
- a CDS encoding chorismate mutase, encoding MNTTQKPDAEGPIASAEEIGELRKEIDWLDGEILRLVKRRVEVSKTIGATRMAAGGTKIVYNREMDVLARYRELGPEGRQLAMALLNLGRGRLGR
- a CDS encoding DUF1707 SHOCT-like domain-containing protein; amino-acid sequence: MDTNGIPSRLRAADADRERVASLIQAAGGEGRLSLEEVEDRLGTVYSTKYTDELAALTSDLPKPVPKRRAVVFGHRAVRIHLAVAVALSVLLIVRWTVSGVPFFWPAMPMFWLAMSVLVHARVRGARCDFGRGDGVAVA